In the Tribolium castaneum strain GA2 chromosome 1, icTriCast1.1, whole genome shotgun sequence genome, one interval contains:
- the Prp16 gene encoding pre-mRNA-splicing factor ATP-dependent RNA helicase PRP16, with protein MESEENLHRLEGISDQKGGLIVKKKPPTFKVPQPSLLGLDRLAAAKRREKEEAARKMSFTMDDNDNTDDSSSLLKEKHSKDSRKFRSPHNETPTYTGGISDEARERLIERLKSNKQKEKGVYATTKDRHRDRDRDRERDKDRDRGRHRDRESSHRSKTPRFRDEPKTPNLGHKDEISKSSWDDDDDVGPSKKSSWDFPTPSTYKGSGGDWSERSTKSRKYDESKRSSRESKRRKYEDESARFTPAHKYNSWAKDRKRSGATPMPGKDGVIKWDNTVDRELWEEEQKRIDREWYNMDEGYDDGNNPFSSVSEEYTKKKEEQLEQRKKKRLSAQQRQINKDNELWERNRMLTSGAVHSIDFNEDYDEESIDRVHLLVHNIVPPFLDGRIVFTKQPEPVIPVRDPTSDMAIVSRKGSHLVRVYREQKERKKAQKKHWELGGTKIGNIMGIKKKEDEEDKRFNKEDDTADYKTDQKFAEHMKSTEASSDFAKKKTILEQRRYLPVFAVRQELLNVIRENSVVIIVGETGSGKTTQLTQYLHEDGYSKYGMIGCTQPRRVAAMSVAKRVSDEMGTQLGDDVGYAIRFEDCTSENTVIKYMTDGILLRESLREPDLDHYSAVIMDEAHERSLSTDVLFGLLREIVARRHDLKLIVTSATMDSSKFSMFFGNVPTFTIPGRTFPVEILFSKNPVEDYVDAAVKQALQIHLQPPSGDILIFMPGQEDIEVTCEVLAERLAEIENAPELSILPIYSQLPSDLQAKIFQRSPEGIRKCVVATNIAETSLTVDGIIFVIDSGYCKLKVYNPRIGMDALQIYPISQANANQRSGRAGRTGPGQAFRLYTERQYKEELLVTTVPEIQRTNLANTVLLLKSLGVQDLLQFHFMDPPPQDNILNSLYQLWILGALDHTGVLTKLGRQMAEFPLDPPQCQMLIVSSQMGCTAEILIIVSMLSVPSIFYRPKGREEEADGVREKFQVPESDHLTYLNVYNQWKQNKYSSHWCNEHFIHIKAMRKVREVRQQLKDILVQQKLEIKSCGTDWDIVRKCICSAYFHQAARLKGIGEYVNCRTGMPCHLHPTSALFGLGSTPDYVVYHELVMTAREYMQCVTAVDGHWLAELGPMFFSLKETGKSGRAKKKQAAEHLQEMENQMQVAQEEMRARKEAADKREAAMNKGQEIVSAGATPRRTPARFGL; from the exons atggAATCTGAGGAGAATTTGCACCGCCTGGAAGGCATAAGTGACCAAAAAGGCGGCCTGATTGTAAAAAAGAAGCCCCCAACATTCAAAGTGCCCCAACCTTCGCTCCTAGGCCTCGACCGTCTAGCGGCGGCAAAGCGTCGCGAAAAGGAGGAAGCAGCACGAAAAATGTCTTTTACAATGGACGATAATGACAACACCGACGATTCAAGTTCACTCTTGAAGGAAAAACACTCAAAAGACAGTCGCAAATTCCGGTCACCCCACAACGAGACCCCCACGTACACTGGGGGGATCAGTGACGAGGCCCGCGAGCGCCTCATCGAGCGTCTCAAGTCGAACAAACAGAAGGAGAAGGGGGTTTACGCGACGACTAAAGACAGACACAGGGATAGGGATAGGGACCGGGAGAGGGATAAGGACAGGGACAGGGGGCGCCACCGAGACAGGGAGAGTTCGCATCGTTCTAAGACCCCACGGTTTCGAGACGAGCCCAAGACCCCGAATTTGGGACACAAGGACGAGATTTCAAAGTCGTCATGGGATGACGATGATGATGTCGGGCCCTCGAAAAAGTCTTCGTGGGATTTCCCGACGCCTTCGACTTACAAAGGGAGCGGTGGGGATTGGTCGGAGCGGAGCACCAAGTCACGGAAGTACGACGAGTCGAAGCGAAGCTCGCGCGAGAGTAAACGAAG gAAATACGAGGATGAGAGTGCGAGGTTTACGCCGGCCCATAAATACAATTCCTGGGCCAAAGACAGGAAACGGAGTGGGGCTACGCCCATGCCTGGCAAAGATGGGGTTATCAAGTGGGATAACACCGTCGATAGGGAATTATGGGAGGAGGAACAGAAGAGGATTGACAGGGAATGGTACAATATGGATGAGGGgtacgatgatggaaataaCCCTTTTTCGAGCGTCAGTGAGGAATATacgaagaaaaaagaagaacagTTGGAGCAAAGGAAGAAGAAGCGGCTTTCAGCACAACAAAGACAGATCAATAAGGATAATGAGTTGTGGGAGAGGAACAGAATGCTGACTTCGGGGGCTGTACATTCCATTGACTTTAATGAAGACTACGATGAAGAATCCATCGATCGGGTCCATCTGTTGGTGCACAATATTGTGCCCCCTTTTCTGGACGGGAGGATTGTCTTCACCAAACAGCCGGAACCGGTCATTCCTGTTAG GGACCCCACTTCTGACATGGCCATAGTCTCGCGCAAAGGCTCGCACCTTGTGCGGGTGTACCGTGAGCAGAAGGAGCGCAAAAAGGCTCAGAAGAAGCATTGGGAGCTTGGAGGCACCAAAATCGGCAACATCATGGGAAtcaagaaaaaggaggacgaAGAAGATAAACGATTCAACAAAGAGGACGACACGGCTGATTACAAAACCGATCAGAAATTCGCCGAACATATGAAATCGACAGAAGCCTCCAGTGATTTCGCCAAGAAGAAGACTATTCTCGAACAGAGACGATATTTGCCCGTTTTTGCCGTCCGACAAGAATTGCTGAATGTTATCAGAGAGAATTCGGTTGTTATTATTGTGG ggGAGACCGGAAGCGGGAAGACCACCCAGCTGACCCAATACTTGCACGAGGATGGGTATAGCAAATATGGGATGATTGGATGCACCCAACCGAGAAGAGTTGCAGCTATGTCTGTAGCCAAACGTGTGAGTGACGAAATGGGGACCCAATTAG ggGACGACGTCGGTTACGCCATCCGTTTCGAAGACTGCACTTCTGAAAACACAGTAATCAAATACATGACTGATGGTATTTTGCTGAGAGAGAGCCTCCGAGAGCCCGACTTGGACCACTACAGTGCCGTAATTATGGACGAGGCTCACGAGAGGTCGCTCAGTACCGACGTCCTTTTTGGCTTGCTGAGAGAG ATTGTGGCTCGCCGTCACGACCTCAAACTCATCGTCACCTCCGCCACGATGGACTCGAGCAAATTCTCGATGTTTTTCGGCAACGTGCCCACCTTCACAATTCCTGGTCGCACATTCCCTGTGGAAATCCTCTTCAGTAAAAATCCAGTGGAGGATTATGTGGACGCTGCCGTCAAGCAGGCTCTCCAAATCCACCTCCAACCTCCGTCTGGAGATATCCTTATTTTTATGCCCGGTCAGGAGGACATTGAAGTGACGTGTGAAGTCCTGGCTGAGAGACTTGCAGAGATTGAAAATGCTCCAGAATTGTCAATTTTGCCGATTTATTCACAACTACCGTCCGATCTACAAGCGAAAATTTTTCAACGGTCACCGGAAGGGATTAGGAAGTGTGTGGTGGCGACGAATATTGCGGAAACGTCGTTGACTGTCGATGGgattatttttgtcatcgATTCGGGTTATTGCAAGTTGAAGGTTTATAATCCTAGGATTGGTATGGATGCGCTCCAG ATTTACCCAATAAGTCAAGCCAATGCCAATCAAAGGTCGGGAAGGGCGGGCCGTACTGGTCCAGGTCAGGCTTTCCGACTCTACACCGAAAGGCAATACAAAGAAGAATTGCTCGTAACGACTGTACCTGAAATTCAGCGGACGAATTTAGCCAATACGGTCCTGCTGTTAAAATCGTTGGGAGTACAAGATTTGCTCCAATTTCATTTCATGGACCCTCCGCCTCaa gatAATATTCTCAATTCTTTGTACCAATTATGGATTTTGGGCGCCCTTGATCATACCGGCGTCCTGACAAAACTCGGCCGACAAATGGCCGAATTTCCTCTAGATCCACCTCAATGTCAGATGTTGATTGTTTCAAGTCAGATGGGGTGCACTGCCGAAATTTTGATAATAGTATCAATGTTGTCAGTGCCGTCCATTTTCTATAGGCCTAAAGGACGCGAGGAGGAAGCCGATGGAGTCAGAGAGAAGTTCCAAGTTCCGGAAAGTGACCATTTGACTTACCTTAACGTTTACAACCAGtggaaacaaaataaatattcatcGCATTGGTGCAACGAGCATTTTATTCACATCAAAGCGATGCGTAAAGTGAGGGAAGTGAGACAACAGTTGAAGGATATCCTAGTGCAACAAAAACTGGAGATTAAGTCGTGTGGCACCGACTGGGATATCGTCAGAAAATGCATTTGCTCGG cttatttccACCAAGCAGCGCGCTTGAAGGGCATCGGCGAGTACGTCAATTGCCGTACGGGCATGCCCTGCCACCTGCACCCCACATCGGCCCTTTTCGGCCTCGGGAGCACTCCCGACTACGTCGTCTACCACGAGCTGGTGATGACAGCCCGCGAGTACATGCAGTGTGTCACTGCGGTGGACGGCCATTGGTTGGCCGAACTAGGCCCAATGTTCTTCTCACTGAAAGAAACCGGGAAAAGTGGCCGGGCGAAGAAGAAACAAGCCGCCGAGCACCTCCAGGAGATGGAGAACCAGATGCAGGTGGCCCAGGAGGAGATGAGGGCCCGCAAGGAAGCGGCGGACAAGCGAGAGGCGGCCATGAACAAGGGCCAGGAGATTGTTTCAGCCGGGGCGACGCCGAGAAGGACACCGGCCCGGTTTGgtttataa
- the l(1)G0469 gene encoding uncharacterized protein l(1)G0469, producing the protein MEYAYIDETLANIHLNKQQQNRRERNGNLPKVSSTTTVFQLKQESVKRTGSFVVGQKLRESKWFTHAEMSVFCAVVESGFIVEQKENDASKYGVAIWAPNYEKSKNPEYLTIYTISETKGKFKVLPCKLVEFWPEGTCVKINNKCDKTETPLPEDTVRNQILAAENSKRKWHNTEHFAYYCRYGPVATNVRMRKITDQLRLNTGGFFLKIRSLTAK; encoded by the exons ATGGAATATGCATATATCGACG AAACCCTCGCCAACATCCACCTCAACAAGCAGCAGCAGAACCGAAGGGAACGCAACGGCAACCTCCCGAAAGTGAGCAGCACAACCACGGTGTTCCAGCTCAAACAGGAAAGCGTCAAAAGGACCGGAAGCTTCGTCGTCGGCCAAAAGCTCCGCGAGTCCAAGTGGTTCACACACGCGGAAATGAGCGTTTTTTGCGCCGTGGTCGAATCGGGGTTCATCGTCGAACAGAAGGAAAACGACGCTTCGAAGTACGGGGTGGCGATTTGGGCGCCCAACTACG AAAAGAGCAAAAATCCGGAATATCTAACGATCTACACAATCAGCGAAACCAAAGGTAAATTCAAAGTCCTGCCCTGCAAATTGGTCGAGTTCTGGCCCGAGGGCACTTGTGTCAAAATCAACAATAAATGTGACAAGACGGAGACGCCACTACCGGAAGACACCGTCCGGAATCAGATTCTCGCGGCCGAGAATTCGAAACGGAAGTGGCACAATACCGAACATTTCGCCTATTATTGTCGGTACGGCCCTGTCGCGACCAACGTCAGAATGCGAAAG ATTACGGATCAACTGCGACTAAACACCGGCGGGTTCTTCCTGAAAATTCGAAGTCTGACAGCTAAATAA
- the Y-3 gene encoding yellow-3 (The RefSeq protein has 2 substitutions compared to this genomic sequence), whose product MNPLCAYLGYLFVNYCLNDKVQNEPIKPIKNQTFQLEYQWHYVNYTWPTYEDYKKAVIKRKYVPENVAITGIKYHKGDLYLAMPQIRKGVPVTLGKISTESAPKSNPLVHPYPSWEHQPRSKDCTTLQSVQNMEIDKSGVMWVLDGFRINNNTRCPPKLVLFDLNNDGKELLSYIFPKDICSSQGGHLKDIVIDSTNDGFAYITDNSFLDPGLIVYSRGQNRAWKLRDRTMFDEEDASGFVVGNLTFKGLAPLDGIALSPIHPKTRNRLLFYSPLAGMNLYAIKSKVLKSERLINSGDWRRAIKVVGKKQSQSDGLIMDNKGNLYYTLPPLYGVGKWNMHEEFSTAKIMAEDKNMVWTGSFAFDESGNLRLLTNNINKYMDAGFPLKLSQEVMFKIFKYFTGTKSYLES is encoded by the coding sequence ATGAACCCTCTGTGCGCCTATCTCGGGTACCTTTTCGTCAACTACTGTCTCAATGACAAGGTTCAAAACGAACCCATCAAGCCCATCAAGAACCAAACGTTCCAACTGGAGTACCAGTGGCACTACGTCAACTACACGTGGCCCACCTACGACGACTACAAAAAGGCGGTCATCAAGCGGAAGTACGTCCCGGAAAATGTCGCAATCACCGGAATCAAGTACCACAAAGGGGACCTTTACCTCGCGATGCCCCAAATCCGGAAGGGCGTTCCGGTAACCCTGGGTAAAATCTCCACCGAAAGCGCCCCCAAAAGCAACCCTCTGGTGCACCCCTACCCCAGCTGGGAGCACCAGCCCCGGAGCAAAGACTGCACGACTTTACAAAGCGTCCAGAACATGGAAATCGACAAAAGCGGGGTCATGTGGGTTCTGGACGGCTTCCGGATCAACAACAACACCAGATGCCCCCCAAAACTAGTCCTCTTCGACCTAAACAACGACGGAAAAGAGCTCCTCTCGTACATTTTCCCCAAGGATATTTGCTCGAGTCAAGGGGGGCACCTGAAGGACATTGTGATCGATAGCACAAACGACGGCTTCGCCTACATCACGGACAACAGTTTCCTGGACCCGGGCCTGATCGTCTACTCCAGGGGCCAAAACCGGGCCTGGAAACTGCGCGACCGCACGATGTTCGACGAAGAGGACGCGTCCGGTTTTGTCGTGGGGAATCTGACGTTCAAGGGGCTGGCGCCGCTGGACGGGATTGCCCTCTCTCCCATACACCCCAAGACCCGCAATCGCCTCTTGTTCTACTCTCCTCTAGCCGGGATGAACCTCTACGCCATCAAGAGCAAAGTCTTGAAGAGCGAACGGTTGATTAATAGTGGCGATTGGAGGAGGGCGATCAAGGTTGTGGGGAAGAAACAAAGTCAGAGCGATGGCTTGATCATGGACAACAAGGGGAATCTCTACTATACGCTGCCGCCCTTGTATGGGGTTGGGAAGTGGAACATGCACGAGGAGTTTTCCACGGCGAAAATCATGGCCGAGGATAAGAATATGGTCTGGACGGGGAGTTTCGCCTTTGACGAGTTTGGGAATTTGAGACTGTTGACcaacaatataaataagtaTATGGACGCGGGTTTCCCGCTGAAATTGAGCCAGGAAGTcatgttcaaaattttcaagtaCTTCACGGGCACGAAGAGCTATTTAGAATCCTAA